From one Eriocheir sinensis breed Jianghai 21 chromosome 58, ASM2467909v1, whole genome shotgun sequence genomic stretch:
- the LOC126985067 gene encoding uncharacterized protein LOC126985067 isoform X36: MGHKASCEKANVVVSLREGLCRPDTLRVSYRSGGSLRRQREIASFTFPGTGWWCAEGIAACEAEGGLSMPLATLKQKDGNRTVHLRCDSSRGTLIKGSMTLGRFLDNLNFLHFSLYCDAGDSSAAYTSMRCNGQRCVEAARPPMNHQPNSVKEASDPTKASTTQAGDGSAITKASSTQAGDGSAITKASSTQAGDGSAITKASSTQAGDGSAITKASSIQAGDGSAITKASSTQAGDVTAITKASSTQAGDVTAITKASSTQAGDVTAITKASTTQAGDGSAPTPSSGDKVDDVEEDSVVMTPASKCEVNSVSKPSGTAPDYTNQTRRRRKAKKPKRPAVDRDAVIPKRRSAPQTWADAFVDGTAICAIIVSGVLAYWTYW; the protein is encoded by the exons atgggtCACAAAGCATCCTGCGAGAAAGCGAACGTGGTTGTTAGCCTGCGAGAAGGCCTGTGCAGGCCGGACACCTTGAGGGTGTCTTACAGGAGCGGCGGCTCCCTCAGGAGGCAGCGGGAGATTGCCTCCTTTACCTTCCCCGGGACCGGCTGGTGGTGCGCCGAGGGGATAGCGGCGTGTGAGGCCGAGGGCGGCCTGAGCATGCCTTTGGCCACACTCAAGCAAAAGGACGGCAACAGGACCGTCCACCTGCGCTGCGACTCCAGCAGGGGGACCCTGATAAAGGGATCGATGACTTTGGGCAGATTCCTTGATAACCTCAACTTCCTGCACTTTTCGTTGTACTGTGACGCCGGAGACTCAAGCGCCGCCTACACGAGCATGCGGTGCAACGGGCAGCGCTGCGTTGAGGCCGCGCGGCCCCCAATGAATCACCAGCCAAATAGCGTGAAAGAAGCCAGTGACCCCACCAAAGCCTCAACCACCCAGGCAGGTGATGGCAGCGCCATCACCAAGGCCTCATCAACCCAGGCAG GTGATGGCAGCGCCATCACCAAGGCCTCATCAACCCAGGCAGGTGATGGCAGCGCCATCACCAAGGCCTCATCAACCCAGGCAG GTGATGGCAGCGCCATCACCAAGGCCTCATCAATACAGGCAGGTGATGGCAGCGCCATCACCAAGGCCTCATCAACCCAGGCAGGTGATGTCACCGCCATCACCAAGGCCTCATCAACCCAGGCAGGTGATGTCACCGCCATCACCAAGGCCTCATCAACCCAGGCAGGTGATGTCACCGCCATCACCAAAGCCTCAACCACCCAGGCAGGTGATGGCAGCGCCCCAACCCCTTCCTCAGGTGACAAGGTCGATGATGTGGAGGAAGACAGTGTGGTGATGACCCCGGCCTCGAAATGTGAGGTCAATTCTGTGAGCAAACCCAGCGGCACGGCCCCGGACTACACCAACCAGACTCGACGCCGCCGGAAGGCCAAGAAGCCCAAACGACCTGCCGTGGATAGGGACGCCGTGATTCCCAAGAGACGCAGCGCGCCGCAAACATGGGCGGACGCATTTGTGGACGGCACGGCGATCTGTGCCATCATCGTGTCCGGCGTCCTGGCGTACTGGACGTACTGGTGA
- the LOC126985067 gene encoding uncharacterized protein LOC126985067 isoform X43: MGHKASCEKANVVVSLREGLCRPDTLRVSYRSGGSLRRQREIASFTFPGTGWWCAEGIAACEAEGGLSMPLATLKQKDGNRTVHLRCDSSRGTLIKGSMTLGRFLDNLNFLHFSLYCDAGDSSAAYTSMRCNGQRCVEAARPPMNHQPNSVKEASDPTKASTTQAGDGSAITKASSTQAGDGSAITKASSTQAGDGSAITKASSIQAGDGSAITKASSTQAGDVTAITKASSTQAGDVTAITKASSTQAGDVTAITKASTTQAGDGSAPTPSSGDKVDDVEEDSVVMTPASKCEVNSVSKPSGTAPDYTNQTRRRRKAKKPKRPAVDRDAVIPKRRSAPQTWADAFVDGTAICAIIVSGVLAYWTYW, from the exons atgggtCACAAAGCATCCTGCGAGAAAGCGAACGTGGTTGTTAGCCTGCGAGAAGGCCTGTGCAGGCCGGACACCTTGAGGGTGTCTTACAGGAGCGGCGGCTCCCTCAGGAGGCAGCGGGAGATTGCCTCCTTTACCTTCCCCGGGACCGGCTGGTGGTGCGCCGAGGGGATAGCGGCGTGTGAGGCCGAGGGCGGCCTGAGCATGCCTTTGGCCACACTCAAGCAAAAGGACGGCAACAGGACCGTCCACCTGCGCTGCGACTCCAGCAGGGGGACCCTGATAAAGGGATCGATGACTTTGGGCAGATTCCTTGATAACCTCAACTTCCTGCACTTTTCGTTGTACTGTGACGCCGGAGACTCAAGCGCCGCCTACACGAGCATGCGGTGCAACGGGCAGCGCTGCGTTGAGGCCGCGCGGCCCCCAATGAATCACCAGCCAAATAGCGTGAAAGAAGCCAGTGACCCCACCAAAGCCTCAACCACCCAGGCAGGTGATGGCAGCGCCATCACCAAGGCCTCATCAACCCAGGCAG GTGATGGCAGCGCCATCACCAAGGCCTCATCAACCCAGGCAG GTGATGGCAGCGCCATCACCAAGGCCTCATCAATACAGGCAGGTGATGGCAGCGCCATCACCAAGGCCTCATCAACCCAGGCAGGTGATGTCACCGCCATCACCAAGGCCTCATCAACCCAGGCAGGTGATGTCACCGCCATCACCAAGGCCTCATCAACCCAGGCAGGTGATGTCACCGCCATCACCAAAGCCTCAACCACCCAGGCAGGTGATGGCAGCGCCCCAACCCCTTCCTCAGGTGACAAGGTCGATGATGTGGAGGAAGACAGTGTGGTGATGACCCCGGCCTCGAAATGTGAGGTCAATTCTGTGAGCAAACCCAGCGGCACGGCCCCGGACTACACCAACCAGACTCGACGCCGCCGGAAGGCCAAGAAGCCCAAACGACCTGCCGTGGATAGGGACGCCGTGATTCCCAAGAGACGCAGCGCGCCGCAAACATGGGCGGACGCATTTGTGGACGGCACGGCGATCTGTGCCATCATCGTGTCCGGCGTCCTGGCGTACTGGACGTACTGGTGA
- the LOC126985067 gene encoding uncharacterized protein LOC126985067 isoform X1, with product MGHKASCEKANVVVSLREGLCRPDTLRVSYRSGGSLRRQREIASFTFPGTGWWCAEGIAACEAEGGLSMPLATLKQKDGNRTVHLRCDSSRGTLIKGSMTLGRFLDNLNFLHFSLYCDAGDSSAAYTSMRCNGQRCVEAARPPMNHQPNSVKEASDPTKASTTQAGDGSAITKASSTQAGDGSAITKASTAQAGDGSAITKASTTQAGDGSAITKASSTQAGDGSAITKASSTQAGDGSAITKASSTQAGDGSAITKASSTQAGDGSAITKASSTQAGDGSAITKASSIQAGDGSAITKASSIQAGDGSAITKASSTQAGDVTAITKASSTQAGDVTAITKASSTQAGDVTAITKASTTQAGDGSAPTPSSGDKVDDVEEDSVVMTPASKCEVNSVSKPSGTAPDYTNQTRRRRKAKKPKRPAVDRDAVIPKRRSAPQTWADAFVDGTAICAIIVSGVLAYWTYW from the exons atgggtCACAAAGCATCCTGCGAGAAAGCGAACGTGGTTGTTAGCCTGCGAGAAGGCCTGTGCAGGCCGGACACCTTGAGGGTGTCTTACAGGAGCGGCGGCTCCCTCAGGAGGCAGCGGGAGATTGCCTCCTTTACCTTCCCCGGGACCGGCTGGTGGTGCGCCGAGGGGATAGCGGCGTGTGAGGCCGAGGGCGGCCTGAGCATGCCTTTGGCCACACTCAAGCAAAAGGACGGCAACAGGACCGTCCACCTGCGCTGCGACTCCAGCAGGGGGACCCTGATAAAGGGATCGATGACTTTGGGCAGATTCCTTGATAACCTCAACTTCCTGCACTTTTCGTTGTACTGTGACGCCGGAGACTCAAGCGCCGCCTACACGAGCATGCGGTGCAACGGGCAGCGCTGCGTTGAGGCCGCGCGGCCCCCAATGAATCACCAGCCAAATAGCGTGAAAGAAGCCAGTGACCCCACCAAAGCCTCAACCACCCAGGCAGGTGATGGCAGCGCCATCACCAAGGCCTCATCAACCCAGGCAGGTGATGGCAGCGCCATCACCAAAGCCTCAACTGCCCAGGCAGGTGATGGCAGCGCCATCACCAAAGCCTCAACTACCCAGGCAGGTGATGGCAGCGCCATCACCAAGGCCTCATCAACCCAGGCAGGTGATGGCAGCGCCATCACCAAGGCCTCATCAACCCAGGCAGGTGATGGCAGCGCCATCACCAAGGCCTCATCAACCCAGGCAGGTGATGGCAGCGCCATCACCAAGGCCTCATCAACCCAGGCAG GTGATGGCAGCGCCATCACCAAGGCCTCATCAACCCAGGCAGGTGATGGCAGCGCCATCACCAAGGCCTCATCAATACAGGCAG GTGATGGCAGCGCCATCACCAAGGCCTCATCAATACAGGCAGGTGATGGCAGCGCCATCACCAAGGCCTCATCAACCCAGGCAGGTGATGTCACCGCCATCACCAAGGCCTCATCAACCCAGGCAGGTGATGTCACCGCCATCACCAAGGCCTCATCAACCCAGGCAGGTGATGTCACCGCCATCACCAAAGCCTCAACCACCCAGGCAGGTGATGGCAGCGCCCCAACCCCTTCCTCAGGTGACAAGGTCGATGATGTGGAGGAAGACAGTGTGGTGATGACCCCGGCCTCGAAATGTGAGGTCAATTCTGTGAGCAAACCCAGCGGCACGGCCCCGGACTACACCAACCAGACTCGACGCCGCCGGAAGGCCAAGAAGCCCAAACGACCTGCCGTGGATAGGGACGCCGTGATTCCCAAGAGACGCAGCGCGCCGCAAACATGGGCGGACGCATTTGTGGACGGCACGGCGATCTGTGCCATCATCGTGTCCGGCGTCCTGGCGTACTGGACGTACTGGTGA
- the LOC126985067 gene encoding putative protein TPRXL isoform X15, translated as MGHKASCEKANVVVSLREGLCRPDTLRVSYRSGGSLRRQREIASFTFPGTGWWCAEGIAACEAEGGLSMPLATLKQKDGNRTVHLRCDSSRGTLIKGSMTLGRFLDNLNFLHFSLYCDAGDSSAAYTSMRCNGQRCVEAARPPMNHQPNSVKEASDPTKASTTQAGDGSAITKASSTQAGDGSAITKASTAQAGDGSAITKASTTQAGDGSAITKASSTQAGDGSAITKASSTQAGDGSAITKASSTQAGDGSAITKASSTQAGDGSAITKASSTQAGDVTAITKASSTQAGDVTAITKASSTQAGDVTAITKASTTQAGDGSAPTPSSGDKVDDVEEDSVVMTPASKCEVNSVSKPSGTAPDYTNQTRRRRKAKKPKRPAVDRDAVIPKRRSAPQTWADAFVDGTAICAIIVSGVLAYWTYW; from the exons atgggtCACAAAGCATCCTGCGAGAAAGCGAACGTGGTTGTTAGCCTGCGAGAAGGCCTGTGCAGGCCGGACACCTTGAGGGTGTCTTACAGGAGCGGCGGCTCCCTCAGGAGGCAGCGGGAGATTGCCTCCTTTACCTTCCCCGGGACCGGCTGGTGGTGCGCCGAGGGGATAGCGGCGTGTGAGGCCGAGGGCGGCCTGAGCATGCCTTTGGCCACACTCAAGCAAAAGGACGGCAACAGGACCGTCCACCTGCGCTGCGACTCCAGCAGGGGGACCCTGATAAAGGGATCGATGACTTTGGGCAGATTCCTTGATAACCTCAACTTCCTGCACTTTTCGTTGTACTGTGACGCCGGAGACTCAAGCGCCGCCTACACGAGCATGCGGTGCAACGGGCAGCGCTGCGTTGAGGCCGCGCGGCCCCCAATGAATCACCAGCCAAATAGCGTGAAAGAAGCCAGTGACCCCACCAAAGCCTCAACCACCCAGGCAGGTGATGGCAGCGCCATCACCAAGGCCTCATCAACCCAGGCAGGTGATGGCAGCGCCATCACCAAAGCCTCAACTGCCCAGGCAGGTGATGGCAGCGCCATCACCAAAGCCTCAACTACCCAGGCAGGTGATGGCAGCGCCATCACCAAGGCCTCATCAACCCAGGCAGGTGATGGCAGCGCCATCACCAAGGCCTCATCAACCCAGGCAGGTGATGGCAGCGCCATCACCAAGGCCTCATCAACCCAGGCAGGTGATGGCAGCGCCATCACCAAGGCCTCATCAACCCAGGCAG GTGATGGCAGCGCCATCACCAAGGCCTCATCAACCCAGGCAGGTGATGTCACCGCCATCACCAAGGCCTCATCAACCCAGGCAGGTGATGTCACCGCCATCACCAAGGCCTCATCAACCCAGGCAGGTGATGTCACCGCCATCACCAAAGCCTCAACCACCCAGGCAGGTGATGGCAGCGCCCCAACCCCTTCCTCAGGTGACAAGGTCGATGATGTGGAGGAAGACAGTGTGGTGATGACCCCGGCCTCGAAATGTGAGGTCAATTCTGTGAGCAAACCCAGCGGCACGGCCCCGGACTACACCAACCAGACTCGACGCCGCCGGAAGGCCAAGAAGCCCAAACGACCTGCCGTGGATAGGGACGCCGTGATTCCCAAGAGACGCAGCGCGCCGCAAACATGGGCGGACGCATTTGTGGACGGCACGGCGATCTGTGCCATCATCGTGTCCGGCGTCCTGGCGTACTGGACGTACTGGTGA
- the LOC126985067 gene encoding putative protein TPRXL isoform X20, translated as MGHKASCEKANVVVSLREGLCRPDTLRVSYRSGGSLRRQREIASFTFPGTGWWCAEGIAACEAEGGLSMPLATLKQKDGNRTVHLRCDSSRGTLIKGSMTLGRFLDNLNFLHFSLYCDAGDSSAAYTSMRCNGQRCVEAARPPMNHQPNSVKEASDPTKASTTQAGDGSAITKASSTQAGDGSAITKASTAQAGDGSAITKASTTQAGDGSAITKASSTQAGDGSAITKASSTQAGDGSAITKASSTQAGDGSAITKASSTQAGDVTAITKASSTQAGDVTAITKASSTQAGDVTAITKASTTQAGDGSAPTPSSGDKVDDVEEDSVVMTPASKCEVNSVSKPSGTAPDYTNQTRRRRKAKKPKRPAVDRDAVIPKRRSAPQTWADAFVDGTAICAIIVSGVLAYWTYW; from the exons atgggtCACAAAGCATCCTGCGAGAAAGCGAACGTGGTTGTTAGCCTGCGAGAAGGCCTGTGCAGGCCGGACACCTTGAGGGTGTCTTACAGGAGCGGCGGCTCCCTCAGGAGGCAGCGGGAGATTGCCTCCTTTACCTTCCCCGGGACCGGCTGGTGGTGCGCCGAGGGGATAGCGGCGTGTGAGGCCGAGGGCGGCCTGAGCATGCCTTTGGCCACACTCAAGCAAAAGGACGGCAACAGGACCGTCCACCTGCGCTGCGACTCCAGCAGGGGGACCCTGATAAAGGGATCGATGACTTTGGGCAGATTCCTTGATAACCTCAACTTCCTGCACTTTTCGTTGTACTGTGACGCCGGAGACTCAAGCGCCGCCTACACGAGCATGCGGTGCAACGGGCAGCGCTGCGTTGAGGCCGCGCGGCCCCCAATGAATCACCAGCCAAATAGCGTGAAAGAAGCCAGTGACCCCACCAAAGCCTCAACCACCCAGGCAGGTGATGGCAGCGCCATCACCAAGGCCTCATCAACCCAGGCAGGTGATGGCAGCGCCATCACCAAAGCCTCAACTGCCCAGGCAGGTGATGGCAGCGCCATCACCAAAGCCTCAACTACCCAGGCAGGTGATGGCAGCGCCATCACCAAGGCCTCATCAACCCAGGCAGGTGATGGCAGCGCCATCACCAAGGCCTCATCAACCCAGGCAGGTGATGGCAGCGCCATCACCAAGGCCTCATCAACCCAGGCAG GTGATGGCAGCGCCATCACCAAGGCCTCATCAACCCAGGCAGGTGATGTCACCGCCATCACCAAGGCCTCATCAACCCAGGCAGGTGATGTCACCGCCATCACCAAGGCCTCATCAACCCAGGCAGGTGATGTCACCGCCATCACCAAAGCCTCAACCACCCAGGCAGGTGATGGCAGCGCCCCAACCCCTTCCTCAGGTGACAAGGTCGATGATGTGGAGGAAGACAGTGTGGTGATGACCCCGGCCTCGAAATGTGAGGTCAATTCTGTGAGCAAACCCAGCGGCACGGCCCCGGACTACACCAACCAGACTCGACGCCGCCGGAAGGCCAAGAAGCCCAAACGACCTGCCGTGGATAGGGACGCCGTGATTCCCAAGAGACGCAGCGCGCCGCAAACATGGGCGGACGCATTTGTGGACGGCACGGCGATCTGTGCCATCATCGTGTCCGGCGTCCTGGCGTACTGGACGTACTGGTGA
- the LOC126985067 gene encoding putative protein TPRXL isoform X29 encodes MGHKASCEKANVVVSLREGLCRPDTLRVSYRSGGSLRRQREIASFTFPGTGWWCAEGIAACEAEGGLSMPLATLKQKDGNRTVHLRCDSSRGTLIKGSMTLGRFLDNLNFLHFSLYCDAGDSSAAYTSMRCNGQRCVEAARPPMNHQPNSVKEASDPTKASTTQAGDGSAITKASSTQAGDGSAITKASTAQAGDGSAITKASTTQAGDGSAITKASSTQAGDGSAITKASSTQAGDGSAITKASSTQAGDVTAITKASSTQAGDVTAITKASSTQAGDVTAITKASTTQAGDGSAPTPSSGDKVDDVEEDSVVMTPASKCEVNSVSKPSGTAPDYTNQTRRRRKAKKPKRPAVDRDAVIPKRRSAPQTWADAFVDGTAICAIIVSGVLAYWTYW; translated from the exons atgggtCACAAAGCATCCTGCGAGAAAGCGAACGTGGTTGTTAGCCTGCGAGAAGGCCTGTGCAGGCCGGACACCTTGAGGGTGTCTTACAGGAGCGGCGGCTCCCTCAGGAGGCAGCGGGAGATTGCCTCCTTTACCTTCCCCGGGACCGGCTGGTGGTGCGCCGAGGGGATAGCGGCGTGTGAGGCCGAGGGCGGCCTGAGCATGCCTTTGGCCACACTCAAGCAAAAGGACGGCAACAGGACCGTCCACCTGCGCTGCGACTCCAGCAGGGGGACCCTGATAAAGGGATCGATGACTTTGGGCAGATTCCTTGATAACCTCAACTTCCTGCACTTTTCGTTGTACTGTGACGCCGGAGACTCAAGCGCCGCCTACACGAGCATGCGGTGCAACGGGCAGCGCTGCGTTGAGGCCGCGCGGCCCCCAATGAATCACCAGCCAAATAGCGTGAAAGAAGCCAGTGACCCCACCAAAGCCTCAACCACCCAGGCAGGTGATGGCAGCGCCATCACCAAGGCCTCATCAACCCAGGCAGGTGATGGCAGCGCCATCACCAAAGCCTCAACTGCCCAGGCAGGTGATGGCAGCGCCATCACCAAAGCCTCAACTACCCAGGCAGGTGATGGCAGCGCCATCACCAAGGCCTCATCAACCCAGGCAGGTGATGGCAGCGCCATCACCAAGGCCTCATCAACCCAGGCAG GTGATGGCAGCGCCATCACCAAGGCCTCATCAACCCAGGCAGGTGATGTCACCGCCATCACCAAGGCCTCATCAACCCAGGCAGGTGATGTCACCGCCATCACCAAGGCCTCATCAACCCAGGCAGGTGATGTCACCGCCATCACCAAAGCCTCAACCACCCAGGCAGGTGATGGCAGCGCCCCAACCCCTTCCTCAGGTGACAAGGTCGATGATGTGGAGGAAGACAGTGTGGTGATGACCCCGGCCTCGAAATGTGAGGTCAATTCTGTGAGCAAACCCAGCGGCACGGCCCCGGACTACACCAACCAGACTCGACGCCGCCGGAAGGCCAAGAAGCCCAAACGACCTGCCGTGGATAGGGACGCCGTGATTCCCAAGAGACGCAGCGCGCCGCAAACATGGGCGGACGCATTTGTGGACGGCACGGCGATCTGTGCCATCATCGTGTCCGGCGTCCTGGCGTACTGGACGTACTGGTGA
- the LOC126985067 gene encoding uncharacterized protein LOC126985067 isoform X37: MGHKASCEKANVVVSLREGLCRPDTLRVSYRSGGSLRRQREIASFTFPGTGWWCAEGIAACEAEGGLSMPLATLKQKDGNRTVHLRCDSSRGTLIKGSMTLGRFLDNLNFLHFSLYCDAGDSSAAYTSMRCNGQRCVEAARPPMNHQPNSVKEASDPTKASTTQAGDGSAITKASSTQAGDGSAITKASTAQAGDGSAITKASTTQAGDGSAITKASSTQAGDGSAITKASSTQAGDVTAITKASSTQAGDVTAITKASSTQAGDVTAITKASTTQAGDGSAPTPSSGDKVDDVEEDSVVMTPASKCEVNSVSKPSGTAPDYTNQTRRRRKAKKPKRPAVDRDAVIPKRRSAPQTWADAFVDGTAICAIIVSGVLAYWTYW; the protein is encoded by the exons atgggtCACAAAGCATCCTGCGAGAAAGCGAACGTGGTTGTTAGCCTGCGAGAAGGCCTGTGCAGGCCGGACACCTTGAGGGTGTCTTACAGGAGCGGCGGCTCCCTCAGGAGGCAGCGGGAGATTGCCTCCTTTACCTTCCCCGGGACCGGCTGGTGGTGCGCCGAGGGGATAGCGGCGTGTGAGGCCGAGGGCGGCCTGAGCATGCCTTTGGCCACACTCAAGCAAAAGGACGGCAACAGGACCGTCCACCTGCGCTGCGACTCCAGCAGGGGGACCCTGATAAAGGGATCGATGACTTTGGGCAGATTCCTTGATAACCTCAACTTCCTGCACTTTTCGTTGTACTGTGACGCCGGAGACTCAAGCGCCGCCTACACGAGCATGCGGTGCAACGGGCAGCGCTGCGTTGAGGCCGCGCGGCCCCCAATGAATCACCAGCCAAATAGCGTGAAAGAAGCCAGTGACCCCACCAAAGCCTCAACCACCCAGGCAGGTGATGGCAGCGCCATCACCAAGGCCTCATCAACCCAGGCAGGTGATGGCAGCGCCATCACCAAAGCCTCAACTGCCCAGGCAGGTGATGGCAGCGCCATCACCAAAGCCTCAACTACCCAGGCAGGTGATGGCAGCGCCATCACCAAGGCCTCATCAACCCAGGCAG GTGATGGCAGCGCCATCACCAAGGCCTCATCAACCCAGGCAGGTGATGTCACCGCCATCACCAAGGCCTCATCAACCCAGGCAGGTGATGTCACCGCCATCACCAAGGCCTCATCAACCCAGGCAGGTGATGTCACCGCCATCACCAAAGCCTCAACCACCCAGGCAGGTGATGGCAGCGCCCCAACCCCTTCCTCAGGTGACAAGGTCGATGATGTGGAGGAAGACAGTGTGGTGATGACCCCGGCCTCGAAATGTGAGGTCAATTCTGTGAGCAAACCCAGCGGCACGGCCCCGGACTACACCAACCAGACTCGACGCCGCCGGAAGGCCAAGAAGCCCAAACGACCTGCCGTGGATAGGGACGCCGTGATTCCCAAGAGACGCAGCGCGCCGCAAACATGGGCGGACGCATTTGTGGACGGCACGGCGATCTGTGCCATCATCGTGTCCGGCGTCCTGGCGTACTGGACGTACTGGTGA
- the LOC126985067 gene encoding putative protein TPRXL isoform X23: MGHKASCEKANVVVSLREGLCRPDTLRVSYRSGGSLRRQREIASFTFPGTGWWCAEGIAACEAEGGLSMPLATLKQKDGNRTVHLRCDSSRGTLIKGSMTLGRFLDNLNFLHFSLYCDAGDSSAAYTSMRCNGQRCVEAARPPMNHQPNSVKEASDPTKASTTQAGDGSAITKASSTQAGDGSAITKASTAQAGDGSAITKASTTQAGDGSAITKASSTQAGDGSAITKASSTQAGDGSAITKASSTQAGDGSAITKASSIQAGDVTAITKASSTQAGDVTAITKASSTQAGDVTAITKASTTQAGDGSAPTPSSGDKVDDVEEDSVVMTPASKCEVNSVSKPSGTAPDYTNQTRRRRKAKKPKRPAVDRDAVIPKRRSAPQTWADAFVDGTAICAIIVSGVLAYWTYW, encoded by the exons atgggtCACAAAGCATCCTGCGAGAAAGCGAACGTGGTTGTTAGCCTGCGAGAAGGCCTGTGCAGGCCGGACACCTTGAGGGTGTCTTACAGGAGCGGCGGCTCCCTCAGGAGGCAGCGGGAGATTGCCTCCTTTACCTTCCCCGGGACCGGCTGGTGGTGCGCCGAGGGGATAGCGGCGTGTGAGGCCGAGGGCGGCCTGAGCATGCCTTTGGCCACACTCAAGCAAAAGGACGGCAACAGGACCGTCCACCTGCGCTGCGACTCCAGCAGGGGGACCCTGATAAAGGGATCGATGACTTTGGGCAGATTCCTTGATAACCTCAACTTCCTGCACTTTTCGTTGTACTGTGACGCCGGAGACTCAAGCGCCGCCTACACGAGCATGCGGTGCAACGGGCAGCGCTGCGTTGAGGCCGCGCGGCCCCCAATGAATCACCAGCCAAATAGCGTGAAAGAAGCCAGTGACCCCACCAAAGCCTCAACCACCCAGGCAGGTGATGGCAGCGCCATCACCAAGGCCTCATCAACCCAGGCAGGTGATGGCAGCGCCATCACCAAAGCCTCAACTGCCCAGGCAGGTGATGGCAGCGCCATCACCAAAGCCTCAACTACCCAGGCAGGTGATGGCAGCGCCATCACCAAGGCCTCATCAACCCAGGCAGGTGATGGCAGCGCCATCACCAAGGCCTCATCAACCCAGGCAGGTGATGGCAGCGCCATCACCAAGGCCTCATCAACCCAGGCAG GTGATGGCAGCGCCATCACCAAGGCCTCATCAATACAGGCAG GTGATGTCACCGCCATCACCAAGGCCTCATCAACCCAGGCAGGTGATGTCACCGCCATCACCAAGGCCTCATCAACCCAGGCAGGTGATGTCACCGCCATCACCAAAGCCTCAACCACCCAGGCAGGTGATGGCAGCGCCCCAACCCCTTCCTCAGGTGACAAGGTCGATGATGTGGAGGAAGACAGTGTGGTGATGACCCCGGCCTCGAAATGTGAGGTCAATTCTGTGAGCAAACCCAGCGGCACGGCCCCGGACTACACCAACCAGACTCGACGCCGCCGGAAGGCCAAGAAGCCCAAACGACCTGCCGTGGATAGGGACGCCGTGATTCCCAAGAGACGCAGCGCGCCGCAAACATGGGCGGACGCATTTGTGGACGGCACGGCGATCTGTGCCATCATCGTGTCCGGCGTCCTGGCGTACTGGACGTACTGGTGA